The following nucleotide sequence is from Methylocella sp..
TAGGCGTGAATTTGATCCAGATTCAATTTGGCGAAGATCAAGATGCTTCCTTCGTGTCTTGGTAGAGGGCGCGCGGCGGCAGAGCGGTACGGTCGAAACGGCGCTCTTTTGGCTCGGCTCGGCGCGATGGGATCTTTGCGCGGGTCTCATCTTTGATTCCGAGATGCGCATCCTTCTGGCGTTTAGCTTTGACGATCGCCGGCATGTCCTGCATCGCGGTCTTGACTTCAGCACATTCGAAATGGGCCGGGCCGCGGTTCGATAGGTCATTCGTGCCACCGAGACCCAGCGCGCGAATGTGCTCGTCGATCCAAACCTTTCGCGGGTCGATCGGTAATTTGCAGATTATGCAAATCCCGCCATGAGTTTCCCACATGGTCCGGCGCTGGGTTTTCGTCAGCGGCTTGCGCTTTGTGGTGGCGACATCCTGCATCATGCCGCTCGCCCGGCGTTCTCTTCGAGCTCCTTGCGCGTCACGCCGATCAAGGATTGCGCATAATCGAGCACCGCGTTTTTGGACTCGTTGAACGCTTTCTTGCCCATCGCGCGCTCGCTCTGGCTTTGGGCGGTCCAGATCGTCACGACGCACCGATCCACCAAGATCAGGGCGTATTCGTCATTGCTCGGGCGTACGAACATCTGCAGTTCGCGCGCCTCGGCGCCGGTCCGGGCGACAAATTGGCGAGAATCTGCGTATCCGCATTTGATCAGGGCGTACTTGCGCAAATGCTCGGGTGTGGGAAATTGCTCAGCACGGTTCTCTGGCAAATTCCGCCAGACTTCCTTGAGGGAGGCGAAATAATGGCCGCGCGACGCCTGCGAGACATTCTCGACCACGGCGAGCTTATAGGTTTCGCCTATGCAGAATTGCTTGTCTGCTTCGGCGGCGTTGCGCGGGCCGATCGGCGACATGGATTCGCCGTCCCATTTCCAGTGCAGCGCAATATCAGACATCATTTTCCCCAGGCGCGGATTT
It contains:
- a CDS encoding HNH endonuclease signature motif containing protein; the protein is MMQDVATTKRKPLTKTQRRTMWETHGGICIICKLPIDPRKVWIDEHIRALGLGGTNDLSNRGPAHFECAEVKTAMQDMPAIVKAKRQKDAHLGIKDETRAKIPSRRAEPKERRFDRTALPPRALYQDTKEAS